In Aquiflexum balticum DSM 16537, a single genomic region encodes these proteins:
- the arfB gene encoding alternative ribosome rescue aminoacyl-tRNA hydrolase ArfB, translated as MKISEKIAKQIFNPEFQFQASRSSGPGGQNVNKVNSKVTLTFNVSNSALLDDIEKGIIMDKLSNMLDSEGNLQIQSQEKRSQIQNKEIAIRKFYDILRKAFHKKKIRKVSKPSKAAVEKRLKEKKALSEKKEGRRGGW; from the coding sequence ATGAAAATTTCTGAAAAGATTGCGAAACAAATATTCAATCCTGAATTTCAGTTTCAGGCAAGCCGAAGCAGTGGACCTGGCGGCCAAAACGTAAATAAGGTAAACAGCAAGGTTACCTTGACTTTCAACGTATCTAACTCGGCATTGCTTGATGATATTGAAAAAGGAATTATTATGGATAAGCTTTCCAATATGCTTGATTCAGAAGGGAACTTACAAATCCAAAGCCAAGAAAAGCGCTCTCAAATCCAGAATAAAGAAATTGCCATCAGGAAATTTTACGATATCCTCCGCAAAGCATTTCACAAAAAGAAAATAAGGAAAGTGTCCAAACCAAGTAAGGCTGCAGTAGAAAAAAGGTTAAAAGAAAAGAAAGCCCTCTCGGAAAAGAAAGAGGGAAGGAGAGGGGGATGGTAA